In Novipirellula caenicola, the genomic stretch CTGTTCCAGCCGCGTGTCGGACAACAATTCGGCCATCCCGATGATGCCATTCATGGGCGTGCGAATCTCGTGACTCATGTTGGCCAAGAATTCACTCTTGGCGCGGTTCGCGGCCTCGGCTTCGATCCGTGACTGTTGAAGTGCCGCATCGGTCCGATTCAATGACGCAGCACTCCACCAGATCAAAATGCTGAACACGACGATGTTCGTCAACACAAACATCGACAATCCCATCACCGGATCAAACACACCATGTTGTTGTGCCCACCAACGAAAACCACCAAGCACCGCGGGAATCAAAATGGCGGCCGGCAACAACCGCCGCGCCATCACGCCACCCGCACCACGGTCGCTGATGATTTGCATCAGACCTTCGCTTGGCCGTGCGCACAAAATCCCAATGCATAGAACCGCAAACCCGACGGCGGTGTTCAGTGCCATCGGAATGTACGCCTTGATCCCTATCAAGTTGACGCTGCTGTAGGCGTAGCCGACGATCGCCAGCAGCGACACTAGCGCCGCCGCCAGCGTCAGCGATTCCGTGGCCAACGACCTCCGTTGCCACGGCAGATTGGCAAACACAAGTGCTAAACCGGTGAGCAAAAAATTCAGCGCCGTGTTGGGCGCCATCCGATTGGGAATTTCGTAAGCATCGAGCTTCTTGGGAAACAGCCAGCGGTCGGGGCCCCAATCGAAACCAAACTCGTAGCCCAAAATCCGAACCACGGCCATCACCACCACCAGCGACGCCAATCCGGTGGCGATGAACGTCGCGTGCGACGATTCAATGTGTCCTGACCCGTTGGACGGCTCCGACAATTCGTCGGACTGACGATACGACAGCCACAATGCGGCACCACACAATAGGAATCCGATCGCCGTCCCCCCAGGATTCATCGCAACCTTACCCGGCAATAACGCTCGCAGCGGCTCGAGATTCATTGCCCAACCGAACAACACGAGCACACTGATCGCGATCACCACCACGCTTGCAATGCGTGAGGCGAGGCGGAACCTTGCAATCAGTTCGGGCTGTTCTAGATCCTGAGAATTGCCCACTCGATCCCCTTTCTGACAAGGGCGCTTCGGCGCGGAGGACTTCGTTGAAAAGGTGGCATGCTCTCTATGCTACCACGACAAACACACGCGGGGGGACCCACGCGGCCCAAATGAAGGAAGAAGTCGTTATCATATTAGGTCGTTGTCACACTTCCGAGCTTGACGACATAGTAGGACGCAGCAGGGCCAGCGCAGGCGGACCAGCCCCGCGGAAGAGCCGCAAACTCCTCCGCATATGTCCCGAGACCATGTTTTTCATCCAAAGCCCACAGCCGCGTTGCAACCCTATAGAATAGGGCAGCCCCCTGAGTTTTCCTTCCTCAATCACATCCCGCCCTCTGCTGCTTCGTCACTCTGCTGCACCGTTACTCAGCCGCAACGCACTGTGGCACTACCGTCAACGTCCAGCCCCATCCCACCTCCAGCGCTGCATCATCTGATTGTCCGATCAGAACCCACCCTCCACGAAAAAGGTGTTCTCATGAAGCGACATTGTGTCTCGATGCCCTCGTCCGGGCATGACGTCTGCCGGTTATTCAAACCGGGATTGGTCCTCGCTGTTCTGCTGTGTTTCATTTGCCGCACAGGCAATCAAGTCGAGGGGGCGGAGAAGCCTGTATTCCTGGCGGGTGCGGCGAAGGTAGAAATCACACCGCCTTTGGGGTTAGAGATTGTTGGAAACTGGAATCGCCCACTGGCGTCGAACATCCACGATGATTTGCACGTTCGATGTTTGGCGTTGAATGATGGAACGACCACGATCGTTTTTGCGATTTGTGACAATGTCGGAATCCCGCGTGATGTGTTCGACGCAGCGAGGAAACGGATTGATGCGAATGCCGCCGTGCCATCGGCAAACGTGCTGATGTCCGCCACTCACACGCATTCGGCTGTGTCAGCGAGAAATGAGCGTAAAGTCGATGGAGTTCTCGTGCTTGATAATTATCAAACCTTGTTGGCACAGCGGATTGCCGACGGAGTTGCCAAAGCGGTGGCGAACCTGCAGCCCGCTAAAATTGGCTGGGGCAGCGTCCAAGAGGCATCCGAGGTCCATAACCGCCGCTGGTACGTCGACGACGAAAAACTGCTCACCAATCCGTTTGGCGGCGTGGACAAAGTGCGTATGAATCCGCCGCGAGGCAGCGACAAGCTGATCGAACCGGCCGGCCCCATTGATCCCGAAGTCTCGTTCTTGAGCGTCCAGTCGGTCGACGGTAAACCGATCGCACTGTTGGCCAACTATTCGCTGCACTATGTCGGTGGCGTCCCCAGCGGCGACATCTCAGCCGACTACTTTGGTGCCTTTTCCGAAAAGATCGGCCAGCAAATCGGGGTCACCGACGACGACGATTCCTTCGTCGGCATCATGACCAACGGTACCAGCGGCGACATCAACAACATCGCCTTTCGCGAAAAATCAGCGAAACACGAACCGTACCAGCGAATCAACGAAGTATCCGACTTGATCGCTAAGCGAGTCGCCGCTGCGTACACGGAGATCGAACATCGTGATTGGGTTTCGTTATCCGCCGCGTCGCAAGAATTGGAACTAAAAATGCGGAAACCGGATCCTGAGATGCTTCGCTATTTCGCGAGCCTGCAGGGCGACGGTCAATCCAACGCGGGTGCCCATCGACTTGCGGCGATCTACGGCGAACGCGTCAACAAAATCGCCGAAGGCCCGGAAACCAGTTCGATTTTGCTGCAGGCGTTCCGGATTGGCGATCTCGGCGTGTTGGCGATTCCGTTTGAAGTGTTCGCCGAAACTGGACTCGATTTGAAAAAACGCAGCCCCACTGCCGACACCTTCACCATCGAATTGGCCAACGGCAGTTACGGCTACTTGCCCACGCCGGCGCAACATGAACTTGGTGGTTACGAAACGTGGTTGGGCACCAATCGCGTCCAAATCGATGCGTCGGAACGAATCTCGGATGTCCTATTGTCATTGTTGAATCAGTTGAGTCAGAAATGAAACGTCATTCGAAATTAGCTCGTATCGTCGCGAGCGTTGCGATCTCGGTCGCGTCGGCCGCTACGCCGACTCAGGCAGAACATCCGAGCGAAGCGTCGCCAAGTCAAACGACCGAGCGAGCAAAGATCTCGTCGCACTCACCCGCAGCGTCGCTGTCGCACTTGAAAGTGCGTGAGGGGCTAGAGATCCGCTTGGCGGCGGCAGAACCCGACGTCATCGATCCCGTCTCGGCCACTTGGAGCAGCGATGGCAAGCTTTGGGTCGTCGAGATGACCGACTATCCGTTGCCCAAACCGGGCAAAACCGAGCGACATGGACGCATCCGCGTATTGTCCGATCGCGATCCCAGCGGACGTTTCCAAAAATCGGTCACCTTTGCCGACGGACTCGACTTTGCCACCGGCGTGCTGCCGTGGCAAGACGGTGCGATTGTGACGATGGCGGGCGAAATTGCTTTCCTGCGTGACATCGACGGCGATGGACGCATGGATACGAAACAGTCGTGGTTCAAAGGGTTCACCACCGACAACGAACAACTTCGCGCCAACCATCCAACGCTCGCACCCGATGGTTATGTCTATGTCGCCAATGGACTTCGCGGAGGCACGATCACGGCGGTCGATCCTCGCTTTGACGTTCGTGCCGCCCCCATCAAATTGCAAGGTCGCGATTTTGTGTTCGATCCCCATGGCGGTTACTGGGGCTCGGTTGCGGGAAACAGCCAGCATGGATTGACCATCGACGGATTCAATCGGCGGTTTGGTTGCAGCAATCGGAACCCCGCAATCGAATCGGTACTTTCGATCGACGTCGTCGATCGCGACCCGTTTTTAACGCCAGGTGATGCGATCGCGGATGTGGGCAAGTCGGGGTTTGAATCCGAAGTCCACCCGATCAGCAACGCCTGGACAACCAGCAATTTGCACGCCGGTCAATTTAGTGCCGCCTGTGGTGTCACCGCGCCAGGATGGTCGATCGATGACGCGTCCGAATGGTTGTTGGTTTGCGAACCCACCGGATCGTTGGTCCAACGTCAACGTCTGCAATGGAAAAACGGCGTGTGGCAAAGCGTGCGTGAAGCGAACGACGCAGAATGGTTAGCCAGTTCGGATGATTGGTTCCGCGCCGTCGACTTGGTGCCGGACGTCGATGGCGGCGTGCTGGTTATCGACATGGTCCGCGCCGTGATCGAACATCCTCAATGGGCACCGATTGAGTTAAAAAATCGTCTCGATACCTGGGACGGCAATGACCTGGGCCGGATCTGGCAAGTACACGCGGCTGATAAACCGATCCAATCGGTTGCGGTTCGCAGCGACGCCGACGCCATTGCGGCGATCGCTTCGGACGATCTGTTGCTGCGAATCCTCGCGTCAGATTATCTGCATGCTCGCTATTCATCCGACGTTTCGCCTGGCAACAATACCGTCGAGGCGTTTGCTCGAATCCTGGACGATCGTGAGGCGGCTGCGGAATCGAAGTCTCGGGTTGCCCTGCTGCTGAACCGCTGGGGTTTGCTGACGCCACAGCAACACACGTCGCTATTGCAGGAACCCACGGACCGATTGAGAGCCATGGCGGTAAAGATGCGGCAAGGGAATCGCCCGGATGCCGCCTCGGTTGCGACGATTTCAACGCAGATGGCAATGACCGCCGATCCGGCGTTGATCGTTCGTCAATCAGCGTTAGAGGCACTCGTTCTATCAGCGAGTCCCAAGCAACCAAGTGACGAGTTGGTCGAGCGGCTGATTTCCGTGGCGCATCACGATCATGATGCCCCGTGGATTGCGAAACTGCTAATCGCGGTGCCTCACGAATTCGCCAGCCAACTTTTGAGACACTTGCCAACGCCTCAGAGCACGACGTTCGCGTCGATCGATACTGCGGTGCTGGAGGGTTGGATGCGTCGTGTGGCAGCGAAAGATCCCAAACAGGCTAGCGAGATTTTGGCGACCTGGTTGATCAACG encodes the following:
- a CDS encoding PVC-type heme-binding CxxCH protein, coding for MKRHSKLARIVASVAISVASAATPTQAEHPSEASPSQTTERAKISSHSPAASLSHLKVREGLEIRLAAAEPDVIDPVSATWSSDGKLWVVEMTDYPLPKPGKTERHGRIRVLSDRDPSGRFQKSVTFADGLDFATGVLPWQDGAIVTMAGEIAFLRDIDGDGRMDTKQSWFKGFTTDNEQLRANHPTLAPDGYVYVANGLRGGTITAVDPRFDVRAAPIKLQGRDFVFDPHGGYWGSVAGNSQHGLTIDGFNRRFGCSNRNPAIESVLSIDVVDRDPFLTPGDAIADVGKSGFESEVHPISNAWTTSNLHAGQFSAACGVTAPGWSIDDASEWLLVCEPTGSLVQRQRLQWKNGVWQSVREANDAEWLASSDDWFRAVDLVPDVDGGVLVIDMVRAVIEHPQWAPIELKNRLDTWDGNDLGRIWQVHAADKPIQSVAVRSDADAIAAIASDDLLLRILASDYLHARYSSDVSPGNNTVEAFARILDDREAAAESKSRVALLLNRWGLLTPQQHTSLLQEPTDRLRAMAVKMRQGNRPDAASVATISTQMAMTADPALIVRQSALEALVLSASPKQPSDELVERLISVAHHDHDAPWIAKLLIAVPHEFASQLLRHLPTPQSTTFASIDTAVLEGWMRRVAAKDPKQASEILATWLINAMPSGSESADQSTQALAMNMAAAWSRGGGEKASLKSMPKEIADAIAKLDTLATSIATNDNHSIGTRLDAIAWCAKQPALHDSLRGLVDKSVAPTVRAAAYRALMQRDAEWTKQQVLENAESISPTDRVAIVNAVRGSVENATWLLNAIRDDHLPRTFVDPSSMDWFRKHSNAELSKLGRETFAPAGDVLAVLRQYQPAAQQIESADVVQGRQLFAQHCANCHRIDGVGHVVGPDISDSRTKTPESLLAAILDPSSAIDASYASYSVLTVDGEAVSGLLAGESSEAVTLTLPGGQTRRFERDDIEIFRASNVSLMPEGMHRVMNVDQMRNLIGYLKRWRY